GGCCTGGAAGCGACGGCCCTGCGCCGCATGACGGCCGGTATCGGCTTTTCCTCGCTGGCGTGGATCGTCATCGGCTTGCTGCAGCTGGCCCTCGACAGCGGCAACGCCGTCTCCATCATGTGGCAGATCCTGCCGTACGCCCTGCTGACGTTCGGCGAAGTGCTGGTCTCGGCCACGGGCCTGGAGTTTGCGTACAGCCAGGCGCCCGTCTCGATGAAGGGCGCCATCATGAGCTTCTGGAACCTGTCGACCACGGTGGGCAACCTGTGGGTGCTGATCGTCAACCGCAGCGTCATGAATGAAGGCGTGATCGGCAAGATCGCCGAGAGCGGCATCAGCGTGACGGCTTTCCAGATGTTCTTCTTCGCCGCCTTTGCCGCCGTCGCCATGCTGGCCTTCGGCCTGTATGCGAAGCGCTACAAGATGGTGGACAACTACCGCCAGGCGGCTGTCCCGGGCAAGGCGTAATCATACAAGTAGGTTGGATTAGCCCAAAGGGCGTAATCGACAACGCTGCTGACAATGTCGTCGGATTACGCGTGGCGATGCCACGCTAATCCGACCTACGCGCCCTTTTTTTACGTCGTCACCGTCGGCGCGTCGCGCCCCGTGCGTGCGCGGATCTGCGCCACTTGCTCGGCCACGGCGATCAATCCCGCCAGCGCTTGCTGGGTCGGGATGTCATGCTGCGCGGGATCGGCCTCGTAGCGCTCCAGGTACAGGCGCAGGGTGGCGCCCTCGGTGCCCGTGCCGGACAGGCGCAGCACGATGCGCGCGCCGTCCGTCATGACGATGCGGATGCCCTGCTGCGTCGCCACGGAACCGTCGACGGGGTCCGTGTAGCTGAAATCGTCGGCCAGCGCCACCGTGTAGCCATCGAACTGCTGGCCCGGCAAGGCGGCCAGCTGGCCGCGCACGGCCGCCATCAGCTGCGCCGCGCCAGCGCTGTCGATGTCTTCATAGTCGTGGCGCGAGTAGTAGTTGCGGCCATACGTGGCCCAGTGCGCGCGCACGATGTCTTCCACCGACTGCTTTTTTTCCGCCAGCAGGTTAAGCCAGAACAGCACGGCCCACAGGCCATCCTTTTCACGCACGTGGTTCGAACCCGTGCCGTAGCTTTCCTCACCGCACAGGGTGGCCATGCCGGCGTCGAGCAGGGTGCCGAAGAATTTCCAGCCCGTGGGCGTCTCGTAGCAGGGGATGCCCAGCGCGCTGGCGACCCGGTCGGCCGCGCCCGACGTCGGCATCGAGCGGGCGATGCCGGACAAGCCCGCGCGGTAGCCGGGCGCCACGGCGGCGTTGGCGGCCAGGATGGCCAGGCTGTCCGAGGGCGTGACGTCGAAGCGCCGGCCGACGATCATGTTGCGGTCGCCGTCGCCGTCCGAAGCGGCGCCGAAGTCCGGCGCATCGTCGCCGGCCATGCGCGCGATCAGTTCCTGCGCGTTGACGGGATTCGGGTCCGGATGGCCGCCGCCGAAGTCTTCCAGCGGCACGCCGTTGATGACGCTGCCCTTCGGTGCGCCCAGCATGCCTTCCAGGATGGCCGTCGCATACGGGCCGGAAACGGCGTGCATGCCGTCAAAGCAGATGCGCAGGCCGCCTGCGAACAGGGCGCGGATGGCGTCGAAGTCGAACAGCTGCTGCATCAGTTCAGCGTAATCAAGCACCGGGTCGATCACTTCGACCGTCATCTGCTCGATGCGCACAGTGCCCAAGGCGTCGAGGTCGATGTCGGCCGCGTCGCTGATGCGGTATTCGATGATCGTTTGCGTGCGCGCAAACATGGCTTCCGTGACCTTTTCGGGCGCCGGGCCGCCATTGGCGATGTTGTACTTGATGCCGAAATCGCCATCGGGACCGCCCGGATTATGGCTGGCCGACAGGATGATGCCGCCGCTGGCGCCATGCTTGCGGATCACGCAGCTGACGGCCGGCGTCGACAGGATGCCGCCCTGCCCCAGCAGCACGCGCGCGTAGCCGTGCGCGGCCGCCATGCGCAGCACCGTCTGGATGGCCGCCCGGTTGTAGTAACGCCCGTCGCCGCCCAGCACCAGGGTCTGGCCGCGGCAGTCGCCGAGCGTGTCGAACACGCTTTGCACGAAGTTTTCCAGGTATTGCGGGGCGCTGAAGACCGCTACCTTCTTGCGCAAGCCCGAGGTGCCGGGCCGCTGGCCGGCCATCGGTGCCGTATTGATAATTTGAATAGCCATCTTGCCTCCCTATTAACTTCCCATGTTAACCGATGCCCGCCGCCCGACAAAGCGTTGTACGCCTGCCACGGTGCGGCAAGCCGCTTAACGCCGCATCCTGGCATATCGTATAATGAGAATCATTCTCATATGCGGCATTCCTGGCTGCGGACTCAGACATCGGACGCCGTGGTTGCACGCTATTACCAAGAACTGTTGAACTTTTGCTGGCGCAGCTTGCGCAACCGCGAGGCTGCCTTGGACCTGGTGCAGGAAAGCTATGCGCGCGTGCTGGGCGAACAGGCCGTGCGCGAACCGCGCGCGCTGCTGTACCGCACGGCGCGCAACCTGATGATCGACCAGCACCGCCGCGCCGCCCTGCGCCAGCACGAGGCACTTGACGCGCTGCCGGAAGCGGCGCATCCGGCAGGACCGCTGCATTTGCAGCCGGAACAGGTGCTCGAAAGCAGCCGGGACTGGCAAGCCTGCGTGGCCGCCATCGACGCCCTGCCGCCCCGCTGCCGCGACGCCTTCGTGCTGCACGTCTTCGAGGAATTGCCGCACGCGCAGATCGCGGCGCGCATGGGCATATCCGTGAGCATGGTGGAAAAACATATCGCGCGCGGCATGCTCAGTTGCCGGGCGCAGTTGCTGCAGTTGCATTCCTTGCGCAAAGCCACATAATGGCGCCCATGACCGCCCGCCCGCCCCGCCATGAGTTCGGCCCCTCCGCCCAGGAGCAGGCGGACTTGCGCGAGTACGCCGCTTTTACCGCCACACAAGACCCGGCAGCGCTGGCGGCCGCCACCTGGTTCAGCCGGCGCGGTAACCTCGATGCGCAACAACAGGCCGAGTTTGCCGCCTGGCTGGCGGCCGATGCGCGTCACGCCCAAGAATATGCGCAGCTCAAAGACACGCACCGCGCCGTGCGCCGGATTCCCGCGCACGTCGCCGCACGCTGGACGGTGCCCCCGGCTTCCCCTGCGCCAGTGTCCGCGCCCCGCCGGCACTGGCTGCGCGCGCTGCCGTATGCGGCCGCCGCCATGCTGCTGCTTGGCGTGGGCGCGGGCGGCTACCAGTGGTGGCAGCAACCCACGTTCAGCCAGTCGTATGCGACGGCGCGGGGCCAGCGCCTGGCCGTCGCCCTGCCCGACGGCAGCAAGGTGCAGCTCGACACGGCCACGCAGCTGCACGTCACCGTGTACCGCCAGCGGCGGGAAGTGCGCCTGGCGCAGGGCGAAGCGCTGTTCCAGGTGCAATCAAAGCAAGGGCAACCGTTCGACGTGCTCAGCGGCCCTTTGACGGTGACGGTGGTGGGTACACAGTTTGCCGTGCGCAACACCCTGGCCCAGGACGGCCAGCTGCGCGTGGCCGTGCAGCATGGCCACGTGCGCGTGGCCGGCGCGCGGCAAGAGCAAGTCGACCTGACGGCCGGCCAGGGCGTCAGCAGCGATGCCGGCGGCCGCCTGTCGGCCGTCGCCAGCCTGGCCCCCGGCAGCGTGGCGCCGTGGCGCGACGGCAGGATCACCTTCGACAACGTGCCGCTGGGCGCGGCCCTGGCCGAGTTCGAGCGCTATGGCGACACGGGCCTGCTCGTGCGCGATCCGGCCGTGGCGCGCCTGCGCATCGGCGGCAGCTTCAGCCTGACCCAGCTCGACCGCTTTGCCGCCGCCCTGCCCCAGCTGCTGCCCGTGCAGCTCGTGCACAGCGGCACTGCCAGCGAGATCCGCATGGCGGCAACAATGCCTGCGCAGGCGCCCGCCATGCATCTGCAACAAAATAAATGAAAATAAGTCGCATTCGCAGGTGAGGATTTTATCCACTGCCGCGTCTACCAGGTGTATCGACAACAAGTAACCTGGAGAATGCCGCATGTGGTCCCCCCGCTTCAATCTGCAACCTGCCCCCCTCGCCCTGGCCGCCATGCTGGCCCTGGGCACGCTCAGCGCCGCACAGGCGCAAACTTTGCCCACCGTCACACTGGCCATCGCCGCCCAGCCGCTGGGGCAAGCCCTGAATGAACTGGCGCGGCAAGCCAATCTGCAACTGCTGTTTTCGCCCGACCTGGTGGCCGGCAAGACGGCGCCCGCCATCAACGCCATGCTCAGCGTGCGCGACGGCCTCGATCGTCTGCTGGCCGGCAGCGGGCTGCAGGCGTCGATCGACGGCAATGCCGTCATCATCAAGGCGGCGCCCAAGGCCACGGGCGAAACGGCGACCCTGTCGGAAATCACCGTGACGGCCAATGGCGAGCGCACGGCCACCAGCGAAGGCACGGGCGCCTACACGACGCGCGCCGTGACCCTGGCGGGCACGGAACGCGCGCTGCGCGACACGCCGCAATCGGTGTCCGTCGTCACGCGCCAGCAGATGGACGACAAGAACCTGTTCACCTTGGACCAGGTGCTGGAGCAAAGCACGGGCCTGACGCGCATGAACCGCAGCTTCGGCTCGCATGAATTCCTGTCGCGCGGCAATGCCCTGTCTTACCTGATCGATGGCATGCCCGGCATTTCCGACAATGCCACGGGATGGCTGATCCCCGACATGGCCGTGTATGACCGCGTCGAAATCCTGCGCGGTTCGGCCGGCCTGATCGTCGGCGCCGGCACGCCGGGCGGCGTGGCCAACCTGGTGCGCAAGCGCCCGCGCGCCGAAGCCCATGCGGACGTGACGGCCACCGTGGGCAGCTGGAACCAGCGCCGCATCGAACTCGACGCAGGCGCGCCGCTGAACGCGGCCGGCACCGTGCGCGGGCGCGCGCTGGTGGCCTATGAAGACCGCGATTACTTCTATGACGCGGCGCACAGCCGCATGCCCCTGTTCTACGGCATCGTCGAGGCGGACCTTGACGCCGCCACCACCGTGCGCGCCGGCGCGCGCCGCCAGCACACGGTGACGGACGGCTACTGGCTGTTCGGCCTGCCCCGCTACAGCGACGGCGCGACCTTGCCCGTGCGGCGCTCGACGTCGCTGGCGCAGGACTGGAACCGCCACGACGCCACCATCGGCGAACTGTTCGCCGACCTCGAACACCGTTTTGGCGGCGACTGGAAGGCCAAAGTTGCCCTCAACCGCACGTATGGGGCCTTCGACCAGCAGGCGGCCATCGTGCGCGGCAGCATAGCCCCCGCCACGCAGCAAGGGGCGCGCCTGTACTCGGTCAACTACCGCAAGCAGGATATCGTCACCACGGGCGTGGACGCCAACGTGGGCGGCAGCTTCCAGGCCTGGGGCGGCAGGCATGAGGTACTGCTGGGCATGAATGCCTCGCGCGCCGTCACCGACGATCATGCGGCCTCGACCTCGCCCGGCCTGCCCTTCGACGTCTTCCATCCGAACAATACGCTGCTTGCCCGTCCCCCGCATCCGGCCTGGGACGCGCTGCCGCACCTGAACGAGCAGCACTACGGCGCCTACGCCAGCACGCGCTGGGAACTGCGGCCTGACCTGCATCTGCTGCTGGGCGGCCGCCTGAGCTGGTTCGACAAGCAGACCACGGGCAAGCTGGAGACCGACCCCGTCAGCCGTTACAAGGAAAGCCGCGAATTCACGCCGTACGCGGGCCTGGTCCTCGACCTCGACAAGCGCTGGTCCGTGTACGGCAGCTACGCTAGCATCTTCCAGCCGCAGAGCCTGTACTACACGCTGGGCGGACAACCGTTGAAACCCGTCGTCGGCGACACCTATGAAGCGGGCGTGAAGGGCGAGCTGTACGACGGCCGCCTGAACGTGGCGCTGGCCGCTTTCCGCATCGACAAGCGCGACACGGCCGTGTACGACGAGGCCAGCAACGACGATTGCCTGAAGTGGGACGTGACGGGCAGCTGCTACCGCAATGGCCGCCCCATCCGCAGCACGGGCATCGACGCGGACGCCAGCGGCGAAGTGCTGCCGGGCTGGCAGCTGTCGTCCGGCTACACCTACAACATCGCGCGCGGCGAAGGCGACGAAACGCCGCCCACCGTCACGCCCAAGCACATGCTGCGCGTATCGACCAGCTACCGCCTGCCCGGCGCCTGGAACCACTGGACGGTGGGCGGCGGCGTCTCGGCGCAAAGCGGTTATGTCTACCGGGCCGATGACAATCCCGACGTGCGTTTCCGCAATGGCGGACGCGCGGTGTGGGACGCGCGCGCCGCGTATATTTTCAACCGCCACTGGAGCGCCAGCCTCAGCATCGCCAATGTAACGGACAAGACCTACTGGGCCGCCACGGGTGAATTGCGCCGTGGTAACTACTTCGGCGAACCGCGCAACATCATCCTCACCGTGCGCTACACGCCGGCGCTGTAAGCGCCCGCGCAGCCAGCATCGCGCGCCACGGCCGCCCCCAGTACCGGGCGGCCGTGCGCGTTTACAACATCGCACTCTTGCATGTCTCACAACCCCGCACTATAATAAGAATAGTTCTCATTCACATTTAGACTCGCCGGAGTCTGCACGCAGTCGCCTGGCTGCCATATGGCTGGATGACACGCTGCGCCAGCCAGGCACCACCGCCAAGCAAGCCTCCCCTACAAAAAAACGCCCGCCGTCCGACGGCAGGCACACGAGAAGAAGGATGTTTCATGGCGCGAGCAGTTTCGCTGGCCGGCATGGTGGCCAGCCCGTTTTCCCCAACCGTTGGCAATGCCGCCCTGCGTCCGCTGGCCGCCGCCGTACAGGCGGCATTGCTGGCGGCGGCGCTGGGCGCAGGCACGGCGCTGGCCGCCGATACGAGCGCCAAGCCGGAGGAAGCCACCCTGAGCGAGATCAAGGTGCAGGCCCAGCAAGACAAGGCGTCGACGGAGCACACGGGCTCCTACACCACCAGACAGATGGCCACGGGCACGCGCATGGGCCTGTCGATGCGCGAAACGCCGCAATCGATCTCCGTGGTGACGCGCCAGCGCATGGACGACATGGGCTTGAACAGTCTGGCCGAGGTGCTGGTGCAGTCGACGGGCGTGACGGTGCAGGAAAACGATAGCGAACGCACGAGTTTTTCCGCGCGCGGCTTTTCCATCGGCAATTACCAGATCGACGGCGTGGCCGTCAATTCCGGGTCCAATGCGCTGTTCGACACGGCCATCTATGACCGCATCGAAATCGTGCGCGGCGCCACGGGCCTGGTCAGCGGCAATGGCGATCCGTCGGCCACCATCAACATGCTGCACAAGCGCCCCGGCAAGGAATTCGCCGCCTCGGCCGGCCTGACCGTCGGTTCCTGGAGCAAGGTCCGGCTCGAAGGCGACGTCAGCGCACCGCTGAATGCCGATGGCAGCATCCGCGGGCGCGTCGTCGTGGCCGGCCAGAACCGCCATTCCTACATGGACCTGTACAAGGAACGCAAGCTGGCGGGCGCCGTCATCGTCGAGGCGGACCTGACGCCGGCAACGTTGCTGACGGCCGGCATCGACTATCAAAAGAACACGCCGAAAGGCACGAGCTGGGGCACCACGCCCCTGTTCTTCTCGGATGGCACGCCGGCCAACATGCCCCGCTCGTTCAATATGGCGGCCAAGTGGAGCAGCTGGGAGCGCGAGTTCCAGAACAAGTACGTCTACCTCGAGCACCGCTTCGCCAGCGACTGGAAGCTCAAGGCCGCCTACGGGCGCCTGGACAGCTCCTCGAACGGCAAGCTGTTCTACGGCGGCAGCGGCTATCCGAAACGCGATGGCAGCGGCCTGGAAGTCTGGAGCGGCGCCTTCCCCTACGAGGAAAAGCAGGACAATTTCGACCTGTCGGCCAATGGCAGCTTTCCCCTGTTCGGCCGCCGGCACGACCTGGTGCTGGGCGTGAACGGCTGGAAGCGAAAGGGCACGACGAATGAAACCTTGCTGCCCGATCCGCTGCCGTTCGCCACCACCATCCCCGACTTCCGCAACTGGACGGGCGACGTGCCCGAGCCGGCGCTCACGCGCACGGGCGCGCGCGACGTCGCCACCACGAAACAGTCGGGCGCCTTCATCGCCACGCGCATCAACGTCGCCGACAGCGTCAAGGTGCTGGCCGGCGCGCGCGTGTCGAAGTGGGAAACGTATAACGACCGTTACGACACCCAAGGCCGTTTTGTGAAGCGCAGCTCCGCGTATAAAACGGACGACGTCGTCACGCCGTATGCGGGCCTGGTGCTCGACGTGAGCAAGAGCACGTCGCTGTACGCCAGCTATACCGACCTGTTCAAGCCGCAAAACCTGAAGGACAAGAACAACGCCTTCCTCGACCCGATCACGGGCAGCAACGTGGAAGCGGGCGTGAAGAGCGAATTCCTCGACGGCGCCGTCAATGCCTCGTTCGCCGTGTATGAGGCCAAGCAGGACAATCTGGGCGAGGAAGACAAGTCGGTGCCGCCGACCTTCGTGCTGCCGGATGGCAGCCGTCCGTATATATCGACGGGCAAGGGCACGAAAAGCAAAGGTTACGAAGCAGAAGTGTCGGGCAGCCCCTTGCGCGGCTGGCAGCTGTTCGCAGGCTACACGCACAGCAGCTCGAAGACGGGCAAGGGCGTGGTGACCAACACCATCCAGCCGACCAACATGCTGCGCGTCTCGACCACCTACCGCCTGCCGGGCGAGCTGCAAAATCTCACCATCGGCGGCGGCTTGAACTGGCAGAGCGAGATCTGGACGATGGCCACCCTGCCGAACAAGAGCAAGATCCGCGTCAGCCAGGGCAGCTACGTGCTGGCCAACCTGATGGCGCGCTACCAGATCAGCCCGAAACTGTCGGCCAGCCTGAACGTCAACAACCTGTTCGACAAGACGTATTTCCGCCGCGTGGGCTTCTATAACGGCGGCTATTACGGCGAGCCGCGCAACGTGGCGCTGAACCTGCGCTACCAGTACTGATGCACCGCCGGCCGCTTTTTCCACTCACATAACAAGATAAGCAAGATAAGGGATACACCATGCACATCGCTTCCATCGCGCGCCCCCGCGCCCTCGCCACCGCCCTGCTGGGCGCGGCCCTCGCTTGCGGCAGCGCCAGCGCGCACCAGATCTGGCTGCAGCAGGACGGCAAGGCGGCCAGCGTGTACTTCGGCGAATTCGGCGACAACCTGCGCGAAGCGTCGCCCGGTCTGCTGGACAAGTTCAGCATCAAGAACGTGACGTGGCTGTCGGCCAAGGGCGCGCAGCCGCTGCAGGCGAGCAAGACGGCGGGCGCCTTCCTCCTCAATGGCAAGGTGGGCGCCGGCGAAAGTATCATCGTCGAGGAAAACGCCTACCCGTCATGGGAAGAGAAAAAGGATGGCAAGACCACGCGCACCGTGTGGGTGCCGGCCGCGCGCCTGATCGCCGACGGCAAGGCGCAAGCACCCGCGCTGACCCTGGACCTGGTGCCGACCGGCACACCGGGCCAGTTCCAGGTCAGCTACCAGGGCAAGCCGCTGGCGCAGGCCAAGGTCAACGCCGTGGTGCAGTCGGGCTGGGGCAAGGAAGCGTGGAGCGATGCGCAAGGCCTGGTCAGCTTCCCGCTGCCATGGCAAGGCACGTATGTGCTGGAAGTGCAGCACACGGACAAGACGGCCGGACAGCGCGGCGCGCAAACGTATGACAAAGCCATGTTCGTGACCACCCTGAGCCTGGTGCAGCCGCAAGGCGTGACGTCGCTGCCGGCCGGCCCAGCCCAGCCGCCGAGCAAGGATCACGACTGACCATGCAAGCGCCTGCCATCATTAAAATGCCGCGCCTGCGGCTCTCCGCCGGGGTCATGTACCGCCTCGGCGTGGCGTCGCGCAGCGTGGCCGCCATCGCTGGCGGCTACGTGCTGGCCGCACTGATCACCATGCTGCTGTCGGTGAGCCTGCCCATGGCCCGTTCCGAAGCCGTCATGACGGCCACCCTGCTGTCGTTTGCCATCTACACCTGCGCCGTGATGTGGGTCTTCGCCACGCGCAGCGCCCTGCGCGCATGGCTGGGTCTCCTGATTCCGGCCGCCGTCATCGCCGCCATCCTGCAGTCGATGGGCGCACTATCCTGGAGTCTCGCATGAAAGAAGGTTTCCGCCAGTCGATGGCATGGCTGCACACCTGGTCCGGCCTGCTCGTCTGCTGGATCCTGCTGCTGGTGTTTTGCGCCGGCACGGCCAGCTACTACCGCAATGAAATCACCTTGTGGATGCAGCCCGAGCTGCACGGCGCCGCCGCCAGCGAAGTGAGCACCGAGGAAGCGGCCAAGGTCGCGCAGCAGGCGATGCAGGAGCGTGCCGACGGCGCCACGCGCTGGTTCATCAGCTTGCCCGGCGAGCGCAGCCCCGCCACGCAGCTGGGCTGGAGCAAGCCGTCGCAACCGGGCGAAAAGAAACGCGGACGGCGCGGCAATTTTCATAGCGAAAAAGCCGACCCGGCCACGGGCCAGGTGCTATCGAAGCCGCGCGAGACGCGCGGCGGCGAATTCCTCTACCGCCTGCATTTCGACCTGCACTACATGTCGGCCATCTGGGGCCGCTGGATCGTGGGTTTCTGCGCCATGTTCATGTTCGTCTCCATCATCAGCGGCATCGTCACGCACAAGCGCATCTTCAAGGACCTGTTTACCTTCCGGCCGAAAAAGGGCCAGCGCTCATGGCTCGACGCGCATAACGTGACGGCAGTGCTGGCCCTGCCCTACCACATCATGATCACCTACACGGGCCTGGTCACCCTGATGTTCCTGTACATGCCGTCCGGCGTCACGGCCGCCTACAAGGGCGACCAGGACGCCTTCTTCGCCGAAGCCTTCCCGGGCCGCTCGGGCGACAGCAAGCCGGCCGGCGTGGCCGCGCCGCTGACGCCGATCGCGCCCCTCGTGCGCCAGGCGGAACAGCATTGGGGCGGCAAGGTCGAGCGCATCTCCGTCAATCACCCGGGCGACGCCAACGCCACCATCACGCTGACGCGCGCCGGCGGACGCGACATGTCGTCGAAGCAGCCATCGATGGAATTCGACGGCGTGTCCGGCAAGCTGCTGTCGACCGACGGCGAGGCGCAGCCTGGCGCGGCCGCCACGCAAGGCGTGATGGTCGGCCTGCACGTCGCGCATTTCGGCGGCCCGCTGCTGCGCGCCCTGTTCTTCCTCTCCGGCCTGGCCGGCTGCGCCATGGTCGCCACGGGCGCCCTGCTGTGGGCCGTCAAGACGCGCCAGAAGCAGGCCAAGGCGCTGGCCGCCGGCAAGCGCGCCAGCTTCGGCCTGCGCCTGGTCGAAGCGCTCAACATCGGCGCCATCGCCGGCATCCCGATCGCCTTCGGCGCCTACTTCTGGGCCAACCGCCTGCTGCCGGCGGCGATGGAGGAGCGCTCGAAAGAGGAAATCGCCTGCTTCTTCGGCGCCTGGGCCCTGGCCGCCATCATCGCCCAGCTGCGCCCGTCGCGCGCCATGTGGCGCATGCAGCTGGCCGCCGGCGCCTTCCTGCTCGCGGCGCTGCCCGTGCTGAACGTCTTGACCACCCATTCGCACCTGGGCGTGACCCTGTTCCTGGGGCGCGGCCCCGTGGCGGTGGCCGCCTTCGACCTGGTGGTGCTGGTGCTGGGACTGGGCCTCGCGTATGCGGCGTTCAAATTGAAACCGCTGCCCGTGAAAGCCTCCAAACCAGCACCGGCCAAGCCGGCGCCGACGACGATGGAGGCCGCGTGATGGAACTGTTAGCCAATTTCCTCGTCTTCGCGCTGTGCTACGCGGGCCTGTCTTCGCTGTGCCTGGCCATGGACCGCCACTACGCCGACCTGCACGGGCGCGGCGCCGAACCGCCCGCCCCGCTGCGCCGCCGCCTGCAGTGGACGGGCTGGCTGGCCCTGGCGGCGGCCCTGGCCTGGGCCATGCACCTCGCCGGCGGCGGCTATGGCCTCGTCTACTGGGTCGGCAGCCTGACGGGCTGCGGCTTGCTGCTGATCTGGCTGCTGCCGTATGCGCCGCACCAGGCCATGCACCTGGCGCGCGTCATCGGCGGCGCGGCCGTGCTGGCCGCCGTGCTGCTGGCGGCGCTGTCCGTCAGGCCGGGCTAGGCGACTTGAGCAGCGCCTCGATGCCCTCGGGCGCCATGGCGCGGCCGAGAAAATAGCCGAACGCCTCGTCGCAGCCCATCTCGGCCAGCAGTTCCAGCTGCTCGCCGCTTTCCACGCCGCCGGCGATGGTGCGCAGTCCGAGCGTGCGCGCCATCGCCACGATGGCGCGCACCATGGCGCCATCGCCGCCCGGCTTGTCCAGGTCGTCGATGAAACACTTTTCGATCTTCACGGCATCCGTGGGAAAGCGTTTCAGGTAAGTGAGCGAAGCGTCGCCCGTG
This window of the Janthinobacterium agaricidamnosum genome carries:
- a CDS encoding DUF3325 domain-containing protein; translated protein: MELLANFLVFALCYAGLSSLCLAMDRHYADLHGRGAEPPAPLRRRLQWTGWLALAAALAWAMHLAGGGYGLVYWVGSLTGCGLLLIWLLPYAPHQAMHLARVIGGAAVLAAVLLAALSVRPG
- a CDS encoding PepSY-associated TM helix domain-containing protein, coding for MKEGFRQSMAWLHTWSGLLVCWILLLVFCAGTASYYRNEITLWMQPELHGAAASEVSTEEAAKVAQQAMQERADGATRWFISLPGERSPATQLGWSKPSQPGEKKRGRRGNFHSEKADPATGQVLSKPRETRGGEFLYRLHFDLHYMSAIWGRWIVGFCAMFMFVSIISGIVTHKRIFKDLFTFRPKKGQRSWLDAHNVTAVLALPYHIMITYTGLVTLMFLYMPSGVTAAYKGDQDAFFAEAFPGRSGDSKPAGVAAPLTPIAPLVRQAEQHWGGKVERISVNHPGDANATITLTRAGGRDMSSKQPSMEFDGVSGKLLSTDGEAQPGAAATQGVMVGLHVAHFGGPLLRALFFLSGLAGCAMVATGALLWAVKTRQKQAKALAAGKRASFGLRLVEALNIGAIAGIPIAFGAYFWANRLLPAAMEERSKEEIACFFGAWALAAIIAQLRPSRAMWRMQLAAGAFLLAALPVLNVLTTHSHLGVTLFLGRGPVAVAAFDLVVLVLGLGLAYAAFKLKPLPVKASKPAPAKPAPTTMEAA